A section of the Streptomyces sp. V3I8 genome encodes:
- a CDS encoding helix-turn-helix transcriptional regulator, whose amino-acid sequence MANRPKPAHPHAVTELCEEGGRLYANALRTGRIAREEVESTPCLMEFALLHPDPDDAGWLRPVPPTVALAQRLNPIEREITAHRRLSIELTDAFEPFMALSAQVTAPTHSITVLEGGDRINAALNLATAQCQTEVLTIQPSNRISERNLMHGLERDRPLTERGVRIRTLYQHTARYSQEKLAYVAQLSNGKVEYRTIDELVERLIICDETVAFIPTRDDQQVALELRHPGLVRYLIKVFEFVWGRAVPLSAGAPYETAPDGITNIQHSIAKLLVEGHVDEAIARRLGMNVRTCRAHIAKLATALGSGSRAQLGYLIAESGILKQDIAE is encoded by the coding sequence ATGGCGAACCGACCTAAACCGGCACATCCCCATGCGGTGACCGAGCTGTGCGAGGAGGGTGGCCGTCTCTATGCGAATGCGCTCCGTACGGGACGTATCGCTCGCGAAGAGGTCGAGTCCACTCCCTGCTTGATGGAGTTCGCCCTCCTTCACCCCGATCCGGACGACGCGGGCTGGTTGCGCCCGGTCCCCCCGACGGTCGCCCTGGCCCAGCGGCTCAACCCCATAGAACGGGAAATCACGGCGCACCGGCGGTTGTCGATCGAACTGACCGACGCTTTCGAGCCGTTCATGGCGCTCAGTGCCCAGGTGACCGCGCCCACCCACTCCATCACGGTGCTGGAGGGCGGCGACCGGATCAACGCGGCGCTCAACCTGGCCACGGCCCAGTGCCAGACCGAGGTGCTCACGATCCAGCCGAGCAACCGCATCTCCGAACGCAACCTGATGCACGGGCTGGAGCGGGACAGGCCGCTGACCGAGCGCGGTGTGCGCATCAGGACCCTCTACCAGCACACGGCCCGCTACAGCCAGGAGAAACTGGCCTACGTGGCCCAGCTGTCCAACGGCAAGGTGGAGTACCGCACCATCGACGAGCTGGTGGAACGGCTCATCATCTGCGACGAGACCGTCGCCTTCATCCCCACCCGCGACGACCAGCAGGTCGCCCTGGAACTGCGCCACCCGGGCCTGGTCCGCTACCTGATCAAGGTCTTCGAGTTCGTCTGGGGCCGAGCCGTCCCGCTGAGCGCCGGCGCACCCTACGAGACCGCCCCCGACGGCATCACGAACATCCAGCACTCCATCGCCAAACTCCTGGTGGAGGGCCACGTCGACGAGGCGATAGCCCGGCGCCTCGGCATGAACGTACGGACCTGCCGCGCCCACATAGCGAAGCTGGCCACCGCCCTGGGCAGCGGCAGTCGGGCACAGCTCGGCTACCTGATAGCCGAATCAGGGATCCTCAAGCAGGACATCGCGGAATGA
- the pyrE gene encoding orotate phosphoribosyltransferase, which produces MSDDVRGELLQQIKDKAVVHGKVTLSSGLEADYYVDLRRITLDGEAAPLVGQVLLDLTADLDFDAVGGLTMGADPVAAALLHAAHARGRRLDAFVVRKEAKAHGLQRRVEGPDIAGRRVLVVEDTSTTGGSPLTAVEAVREAGAQVVGVATIVDRATGAAEKIQEGAGVPYLYAYSKDELGLA; this is translated from the coding sequence ATGAGCGACGACGTGCGCGGCGAGCTGCTGCAGCAGATCAAGGACAAGGCCGTGGTGCACGGCAAGGTGACCCTTTCCTCCGGTCTGGAGGCCGACTACTACGTCGACCTGCGACGGATCACCCTGGACGGCGAGGCGGCCCCGCTGGTCGGACAGGTGCTGCTCGACCTGACGGCGGACCTGGACTTCGACGCGGTCGGCGGCCTCACGATGGGCGCCGACCCGGTGGCCGCGGCCCTGCTGCACGCCGCCCACGCGCGCGGCCGGCGCCTGGACGCCTTCGTCGTCCGCAAGGAGGCGAAGGCGCACGGCCTGCAGCGCAGGGTCGAGGGCCCGGACATCGCGGGCCGCCGCGTACTCGTCGTCGAGGACACCTCGACCACCGGCGGCTCCCCGCTCACCGCCGTCGAGGCCGTGCGCGAGGCCGGCGCGCAGGTCGTGGGCGTCGCGACCATCGTCGACCGGGCCACCGGCGCCGCGGAGAAGATCCAGGAGGGCGCGGGCGTCCCGTACCTCTACGCCTACTCCAAGGACGAACTCGGTCTCGCCTGA
- the fbaA gene encoding class II fructose-bisphosphate aldolase, producing MPIATPEVYNEMLDRAKAGKFAYPAINVTSTQTLHAALRGFAEAESDGIIQISTGGAEFLGGQHNKDMVTGAVALAEFAHIVAAKYDVTVALHTDHCPKDKLDGYVRPLIAVSEERVKAGRNPLFQSHMWDGSAETLADNLAIAQELLARAAAAKIILEVEITPTGGEEDGVSHEINDNLYTTVDDAIRTVEALGLGEKGRYLLAASFGNVHGVYKPGNVVLRPELLKELNEGVAAKYGKPSPFDFVFHGGSGSSEEEIRTALENGVVKMNIDTDTQYAFTRPVADHMLRNYDGVLKVDGEVGNKKTYDPRTWGKLAEGSMAKRVTEACGHLRSTGTRIK from the coding sequence ATGCCCATCGCAACCCCCGAGGTCTACAACGAGATGCTCGACCGGGCGAAGGCAGGCAAGTTCGCCTACCCGGCCATCAACGTGACCTCGACGCAGACCCTGCACGCTGCGCTCCGCGGCTTCGCGGAGGCCGAGAGCGACGGCATCATCCAGATCTCCACCGGCGGTGCGGAGTTCCTGGGCGGCCAGCACAACAAGGACATGGTCACCGGCGCGGTGGCGCTGGCCGAGTTCGCGCACATCGTCGCCGCGAAGTACGACGTCACCGTCGCGCTGCACACGGACCACTGCCCGAAGGACAAGCTCGACGGGTACGTGCGTCCGCTGATCGCGGTCTCCGAGGAGCGCGTCAAGGCCGGCCGGAACCCGCTGTTCCAGTCCCACATGTGGGACGGCTCCGCGGAGACCCTCGCCGACAACCTGGCCATCGCCCAGGAGCTGCTGGCCCGCGCCGCCGCCGCGAAGATCATCCTTGAGGTCGAGATCACCCCGACCGGCGGTGAGGAGGACGGCGTCTCGCACGAGATCAACGACAACCTCTACACCACGGTCGACGACGCGATCCGCACGGTCGAGGCCCTGGGCCTGGGCGAGAAGGGCCGCTACCTGCTGGCCGCGTCCTTCGGCAACGTGCACGGCGTCTACAAGCCGGGCAACGTCGTCCTGCGCCCCGAGCTCCTGAAGGAACTCAACGAGGGTGTGGCGGCGAAGTACGGCAAGCCGTCCCCGTTCGACTTCGTCTTCCACGGCGGCTCCGGCTCCTCCGAGGAGGAGATCCGCACGGCGCTGGAGAACGGCGTCGTGAAGATGAACATCGACACGGACACGCAGTACGCGTTCACGCGCCCCGTCGCGGACCACATGCTGCGCAACTACGACGGCGTCCTGAAGGTCGACGGCGAGGTCGGCAACAAGAAGACGTACGACCCGCGCACCTGGGGCAAGCTCGCCGAGGGCTCGATGGCCAAGCGCGTCACCGAGGCCTGCGGCCACCTGCGTTCCACGGGTACGAGGATCAAGTAG
- a CDS encoding NUDIX hydrolase, translating into MTAHVRVGVQAIVRSGDRILLGLRANTFGEGTWGLPGGHLELGETLMGAACRELEEETGIRALCSQVVCVTDPDPAANHHMQVGVEILDYTGDLRVREPERCERWAFWPVDDLPDALFVGSANVLRSVRDGVVHLP; encoded by the coding sequence ATGACTGCACATGTGCGGGTGGGAGTCCAGGCCATCGTCCGCTCGGGAGACCGCATCCTGCTCGGTCTGCGGGCCAATACCTTCGGAGAGGGCACCTGGGGTCTACCCGGCGGACATCTCGAACTGGGAGAAACGCTGATGGGCGCGGCCTGCCGTGAGCTGGAGGAAGAGACCGGCATCCGTGCGCTGTGCTCCCAGGTGGTCTGTGTCACCGACCCCGATCCCGCCGCCAATCACCACATGCAGGTGGGGGTGGAGATCCTCGATTACACCGGGGACCTCAGGGTGCGGGAGCCGGAGCGGTGCGAACGCTGGGCCTTCTGGCCCGTCGATGATCTGCCCGACGCCTTGTTCGTGGGCTCGGCCAATGTCCTGCGCAGTGTCAGGGACGGGGTCGTCCACCTTCCCTGA
- a CDS encoding pyridoxamine 5'-phosphate oxidase family protein, protein MSSYPVNPRDPGDPYLAFWRERHLCTLTTFRPDGTPHVVPVGVTYDPRAGLARVIADGSSRKVRNVLAAGPDGMAVAVCQVDGRRWATLEGRATVSSDPGRVAEAVRRYAERYTRTPGPNPSRVVVEIALTSAMGNP, encoded by the coding sequence ATGTCCTCGTACCCCGTGAATCCACGCGATCCCGGCGACCCGTATCTCGCCTTCTGGCGGGAACGCCACCTGTGCACCCTGACCACCTTCCGTCCCGACGGCACCCCGCACGTGGTGCCCGTCGGAGTCACCTACGATCCGCGGGCCGGTCTGGCCCGGGTGATCGCCGACGGATCCAGCAGGAAGGTGCGGAACGTGCTGGCCGCCGGGCCCGACGGCATGGCGGTCGCCGTCTGCCAGGTGGACGGGCGGCGGTGGGCCACGCTGGAGGGGCGCGCGACGGTGTCCTCGGACCCCGGGCGGGTCGCGGAGGCGGTGCGCCGGTACGCCGAGCGGTACACGAGGACACCGGGTCCGAACCCGTCCCGGGTGGTCGTCGAGATCGCGCTGACATCAGCGATGGGAAATCCGTGA
- a CDS encoding SRPBCC domain-containing protein → MEHEVFVPVPVERLREALADPARVARALPGLQPDAETAPVSGRLKVRIGGHSITYRGTLAVSGQDDGSYSVRADATEARGSGTAKLELTLSLGPAEGGTTVTFTGTATAGGRIADLPPEEVATATIRLLTRFAEHLGDAPPTDEPEPEFEPEPEPEPEPEAAAASEEEMPSLDDLPASAVPFAEGDFEGGFEDDGSSPPGAPAEAAHARRTMIGRSAEEVDHAPPRGRYAPVPVPESAGTGAALRWAAPAAAFALASAIVVGRALRKRH, encoded by the coding sequence ATGGAGCATGAGGTGTTCGTTCCGGTTCCCGTCGAGCGTCTGCGCGAGGCTCTCGCCGATCCCGCGCGGGTGGCCAGGGCGCTGCCCGGCCTCCAGCCGGACGCGGAGACGGCGCCCGTCTCGGGCCGCCTGAAGGTACGTATCGGCGGGCACTCCATCACGTACCGCGGCACGCTCGCCGTCTCCGGACAGGACGACGGCTCGTACTCCGTCCGGGCGGACGCCACGGAGGCGCGGGGCTCCGGCACGGCGAAGCTGGAGCTGACGCTGTCCCTGGGGCCGGCGGAGGGGGGCACGACGGTCACCTTCACGGGTACGGCCACGGCCGGCGGCCGCATCGCCGATCTGCCGCCGGAAGAGGTGGCGACGGCGACGATCCGGCTGCTGACGCGGTTCGCGGAGCACCTGGGGGACGCGCCGCCGACGGACGAGCCCGAGCCTGAGTTCGAGCCCGAGCCCGAGCCCGAGCCCGAGCCCGAGGCTGCGGCTGCGTCGGAGGAGGAGATGCCGTCCCTCGACGATCTGCCCGCTTCGGCGGTGCCGTTCGCCGAGGGGGACTTCGAGGGCGGCTTCGAGGACGACGGGTCGTCGCCGCCGGGGGCACCGGCGGAGGCGGCGCACGCGCGGCGGACGATGATCGGACGTTCGGCGGAGGAGGTCGACCACGCGCCGCCGCGGGGCCGGTACGCGCCGGTGCCCGTGCCGGAGTCCGCGGGTACGGGAGCGGCCCTGCGCTGGGCCGCCCCGGCGGCGGCCTTCGCCCTGGCCTCGGCGATCGTGGTGGGCCGGGCCCTCAGAAAACGCCACTGA
- a CDS encoding radical SAM protein, which yields MQLPSFVDLRPIGRCNLSCPFCFGPRHEVPSMTRETALRIASVLQQNSVRGVVVSGGEPTLLPYLAELSAELRSAPPSETPMKLVLSTNGLAPLPVMERVLPHLSWVALPLESADETEHRQLRTGAAPHRDRVLRLLREIRQHHRYVRVKLGTVVTRRNTAGASRVLDLIEDDKWLPDVWKIYQMSETSYGADNGDWLSVEEMEFEEVVARCRRTAADRGVRLEVYRNSTRSGSYFFIDPDCTVVVIDEKGERRLGDFFSLLAGESPAADVVLAERNVGNFMKTYPEL from the coding sequence ATGCAACTCCCCTCGTTCGTCGATCTCAGACCGATCGGAAGGTGCAATTTGAGTTGCCCTTTCTGTTTCGGTCCGAGACATGAAGTCCCTTCCATGACTCGCGAAACAGCACTGCGCATCGCATCGGTACTCCAGCAGAATTCTGTTCGAGGAGTCGTTGTTTCCGGGGGTGAGCCGACGCTTCTTCCCTACCTTGCCGAACTTTCCGCCGAATTGAGGTCGGCTCCTCCCTCGGAAACGCCCATGAAGCTGGTCCTGAGTACGAACGGCCTGGCTCCGTTGCCGGTGATGGAGCGCGTGCTGCCGCACTTGTCCTGGGTTGCACTGCCCTTGGAGTCCGCGGACGAAACAGAACATCGACAACTTAGAACTGGAGCCGCGCCGCACCGTGACCGCGTTCTGAGACTGCTGCGGGAGATCCGGCAGCATCACCGCTATGTGCGGGTGAAGCTGGGAACCGTGGTGACACGTCGAAATACTGCCGGTGCATCCCGGGTTCTCGATCTCATCGAGGACGACAAATGGCTGCCAGATGTCTGGAAAATTTACCAGATGTCCGAGACCAGCTACGGCGCGGACAATGGGGACTGGCTTTCCGTCGAGGAAATGGAATTCGAAGAAGTGGTGGCTCGGTGCCGACGAACGGCAGCCGATCGGGGGGTCCGCCTGGAGGTGTACCGAAATTCTACCCGCTCCGGCAGTTATTTCTTCATCGACCCCGACTGTACAGTCGTCGTGATCGATGAAAAGGGTGAACGAAGACTCGGAGACTTTTTTTCCTTGCTCGCGGGAGAGAGCCCCGCTGCGGATGTGGTTCTTGCGGAACGGAACGTCGGAAATTTTATGAAAACGTATCCGGAACTCTAG
- a CDS encoding YbjN domain-containing protein, whose protein sequence is MSIDPSSIPNFGGQPEPNPGGPAGPVVPDQDLVKQLLEQMELKYVVDDEGDLAAPWEQFRTYFMFRGEGDQQVFSVRTFYDRPHQIEEKQQLLESIDDWNRRTLWPKVYSHTHDDGTVRLIGEAQMLIGTGVSLEHFVSSTVSWVRAAIEFDKWLVEQLGLEQEIDEAEKPEEDE, encoded by the coding sequence GTGAGCATCGACCCGTCCTCGATTCCGAACTTCGGGGGCCAGCCAGAGCCGAACCCCGGCGGACCGGCGGGCCCCGTCGTCCCGGATCAGGACCTTGTGAAGCAGCTCCTGGAGCAGATGGAGCTGAAGTACGTCGTCGACGACGAGGGTGACCTCGCGGCGCCGTGGGAGCAGTTCCGTACGTACTTCATGTTCCGCGGCGAGGGTGACCAGCAGGTCTTCTCGGTGCGGACGTTCTACGACCGGCCGCACCAGATCGAGGAGAAGCAGCAGCTCCTCGAGTCGATCGACGACTGGAACCGCCGCACGCTGTGGCCCAAGGTCTACAGCCACACGCACGACGACGGCACCGTCCGCCTGATCGGCGAGGCGCAGATGCTGATCGGCACGGGCGTCAGCCTGGAGCACTTCGTGTCGTCGACGGTCAGCTGGGTGCGGGCCGCCATCGAGTTCGACAAGTGGCTCGTCGAGCAGCTGGGCCTGGAGCAGGAGATCGACGAGGCCGAGAAGCCCGAAGAGGACGAGTAG
- a CDS encoding pyridoxal phosphate-dependent aminotransferase yields the protein MAVMTSSARRPLLNRRLAEFGTTIFAEMSALALSTGAINLGQGFPDTDGPEEVREAAVRALRDGRGNQYPPGPGVPELRTAIAAHQERRYGLTYDPGTEVLVTAGATEAVAASLLALLEPGDEVVALEPYYDSYAACIAMAGGTRVPVTLRPHEESVDGTVHRRFRLDLDELRDAVTDNTRLLLINTPHNPSGTVLTREELTAIAGLAVERDLLVVTDEVYEHLVFDGAEHIPLATLPGMRGRTVTIGSAGKTFSFTGWKVGWVTAAPELVTAVRSAKQYLTYVASGPFQYAVAEALALPDTYFDAFRADMLAKRDLLSAGLAEAGFGVFRPAGTYFVTTDIRPLGERDGFAFCRALPERAGVVAIPNAVFYDHRDAGAPFVRFAFCKRTSVLEEAVSRLKTLAG from the coding sequence ATGGCCGTCATGACCTCCAGTGCACGCCGTCCTCTCCTCAACCGCCGTCTTGCCGAGTTCGGCACGACGATCTTCGCCGAGATGTCCGCCCTCGCCCTGAGCACCGGCGCGATCAACCTCGGCCAGGGCTTCCCCGACACGGACGGCCCCGAGGAGGTCCGGGAGGCGGCCGTGCGGGCGCTGCGCGACGGCCGCGGCAACCAGTACCCGCCGGGCCCGGGCGTCCCCGAGCTGCGTACGGCGATCGCCGCGCACCAGGAGCGCCGGTACGGCCTCACGTACGACCCCGGCACCGAGGTCCTGGTCACGGCGGGCGCGACCGAGGCCGTCGCGGCCAGCCTGCTGGCCCTGCTGGAGCCCGGCGACGAGGTGGTCGCCCTGGAGCCGTACTACGACTCGTACGCGGCTTGCATCGCGATGGCGGGCGGCACCCGGGTGCCGGTCACCCTGCGGCCGCACGAGGAGAGCGTCGACGGGACCGTGCACCGGCGCTTCCGGCTGGATCTGGACGAGCTGCGGGACGCGGTCACGGACAACACCCGGCTGCTGCTGATCAACACCCCGCACAACCCGAGCGGCACGGTCCTCACCCGCGAGGAGCTCACCGCGATCGCCGGGCTGGCCGTGGAGCGGGACCTGCTGGTGGTCACCGACGAGGTGTACGAGCACCTGGTGTTCGACGGGGCCGAGCACATCCCGCTCGCCACCCTGCCCGGTATGCGCGGGCGCACGGTCACCATCGGGAGCGCCGGCAAGACCTTCTCGTTCACCGGCTGGAAGGTCGGCTGGGTGACGGCGGCGCCCGAGCTGGTCACGGCGGTGCGCTCGGCGAAGCAGTACCTCACGTACGTGGCCTCGGGGCCTTTCCAGTACGCGGTCGCCGAGGCGCTGGCGCTGCCCGACACGTACTTCGACGCGTTCCGCGCGGACATGCTGGCCAAGCGGGACCTGCTGAGCGCGGGGCTCGCGGAGGCGGGCTTCGGGGTGTTCCGGCCGGCCGGGACCTACTTCGTCACCACCGACATCCGCCCGCTGGGCGAGCGCGACGGCTTCGCGTTCTGCCGCGCCCTCCCCGAGCGGGCCGGGGTCGTCGCGATCCCGAACGCGGTCTTCTACGACCACCGGGACGCCGGGGCGCCCTTCGTGCGGTTCGCGTTCTGCAAGCGGACGTCGGTGCTGGAGGAAGCGGTGAGCCGCCTCAAGACACTCGCCGGCTGA
- a CDS encoding polyamine aminopropyltransferase has protein sequence MIESHAPAPPGTVPPPPRTGPGPARLPVRPATGRFLVLTGVFVCAACGLVYELELVALASYLMGDSVTQASVVLSVMVFAMGIGSLLAKRLRCRAAAGFGAVEALLALVGGCSAMALYAVFAWTGDWGGAWAGGSSHLLVAFSLAIGLLIGAEVPLLMELIQRVRRQDAGGAVADLFAADYVGALAGGLAFPFLLLPLLGQLSATLITGTVNALAGGALVLGVFRHDLTRRDRRLLVAANLLVLALLAAAAVLVDDFERSARHAMYGRDVRVVLHTEVQDVVLTGGTDGRRLGLYLDGRLRVSGSDEGRYHEALVHPAMNGSRARVLVLGGGDGLAVREVLRHRGVRHVDVVEPDSQLVRLARTDPALSALNGHAYRDPRVRVVAADAFGWLRRAPLHAYDVVVCDLPDPRETSSTKLYSQEFYGLAREVLAGGGRLAVHAGPVAARPRAFWTVDATVRAAGLRTVPYVVGSRDVARGRDTVGGRDTAGGSRGAHDWGYVLASRARPRLGTGPYLRTGAHFGTGALRACVRAAERTRLEGLPPSTLVHPRYAG, from the coding sequence GTGATCGAGTCGCACGCCCCCGCCCCGCCCGGTACGGTCCCACCGCCGCCCCGCACCGGTCCGGGCCCGGCGCGTCTGCCGGTCAGGCCGGCCACCGGGCGGTTCCTCGTGCTCACCGGCGTGTTCGTCTGTGCGGCCTGCGGACTTGTGTACGAACTGGAACTGGTCGCCCTCGCCTCGTACTTGATGGGCGACTCCGTCACCCAGGCCTCCGTGGTGCTGTCCGTGATGGTCTTCGCGATGGGCATTGGCTCGCTGCTCGCCAAACGGCTGCGCTGCCGTGCGGCGGCCGGCTTCGGCGCCGTCGAGGCACTGCTCGCCCTGGTCGGCGGTTGCAGCGCGATGGCCCTGTACGCCGTCTTCGCCTGGACCGGTGACTGGGGCGGCGCCTGGGCCGGCGGCTCCAGTCACCTCCTGGTCGCGTTCTCGCTCGCCATCGGCCTGCTCATCGGGGCCGAGGTGCCCCTGCTCATGGAGCTGATCCAGCGTGTCCGCAGACAGGACGCGGGCGGTGCGGTCGCCGACCTGTTCGCCGCGGACTACGTGGGCGCCCTGGCCGGCGGGCTCGCGTTCCCCTTCCTGCTGCTGCCGCTGCTGGGCCAGTTGAGCGCCACGCTGATCACCGGGACGGTCAACGCGCTCGCGGGCGGCGCGCTCGTCCTCGGCGTGTTCCGGCACGACCTCACCCGGCGCGACCGCCGGCTGCTGGTCGCCGCCAACCTCCTCGTGCTCGCGCTGCTCGCCGCGGCCGCCGTCCTCGTCGACGACTTCGAGCGGTCCGCGCGGCACGCGATGTACGGCCGGGACGTACGCGTGGTCCTGCACACCGAGGTGCAGGACGTCGTCCTCACCGGCGGCACGGACGGCCGCCGGCTCGGCCTCTACCTCGACGGGCGGTTGCGGGTCAGCGGCAGTGACGAGGGCCGCTACCACGAGGCCCTCGTCCACCCCGCGATGAACGGTTCCCGCGCGCGCGTGCTGGTCCTCGGCGGCGGCGACGGGCTCGCCGTGCGCGAGGTGCTGCGCCACCGGGGCGTACGGCACGTCGACGTCGTCGAACCCGACTCGCAGCTGGTGCGGTTGGCGCGCACCGATCCGGCACTGTCCGCGCTGAACGGGCACGCGTACCGGGATCCGCGGGTGCGGGTGGTGGCCGCGGACGCGTTCGGCTGGCTGCGGCGGGCCCCGTTGCACGCGTACGACGTCGTGGTCTGCGACCTGCCGGACCCGCGGGAGACGTCCAGTACGAAGCTGTACTCGCAGGAGTTCTACGGGCTGGCCCGGGAGGTGCTGGCCGGCGGCGGGCGGCTCGCCGTGCACGCCGGACCCGTGGCGGCACGGCCGCGCGCCTTCTGGACCGTCGACGCGACGGTACGGGCGGCGGGGCTGCGGACCGTGCCGTACGTGGTGGGGAGCCGTGACGTGGCGAGGGGCCGCGACACGGTGGGAGGCCGCGACACGGCGGGCGGGTCGCGGGGCGCCCACGACTGGGGGTACGTGCTCGCCTCGCGTGCGCGGCCGCGCCTCGGGACAGGGCCGTATCTCAGGACGGGGGCGCACTTCGGGACGGGGGCGCTCAGGGCGTGCGTCCGGGCGGCCGAGCGCACCCGGCTGGAGGGGCTGCCGCCCTCCACGCTCGTCCATCCGAGGTACGCCGGCTGA
- a CDS encoding DUF2617 family protein, with the protein MLTTLNTAYTDTRAADLAWALGREALPALATLDIELADAKLQLRLLGASHQVLLEEERGSCSETVACIAGSSTPLPLGVAKRVGDWEYEFAARVETLSRGSFAGRAQELLALVADHPNGLAGVFPGSPHAFTAMLAQRHEGQVHWRTWHAYPQEGQLVATRTRVGARVPAPL; encoded by the coding sequence ATGCTCACGACCCTCAACACCGCCTACACCGACACGCGCGCGGCCGACCTCGCCTGGGCTCTCGGACGCGAAGCGCTGCCCGCGCTCGCGACACTCGACATCGAACTCGCGGACGCGAAACTGCAGTTGAGGCTGCTCGGCGCCTCCCACCAGGTGCTCCTGGAGGAGGAGCGGGGCAGCTGTTCCGAGACCGTCGCCTGCATCGCCGGCAGCAGCACACCGCTGCCGCTCGGCGTCGCCAAGCGGGTGGGCGACTGGGAGTACGAGTTCGCCGCGCGCGTGGAGACGCTGTCGCGCGGCTCCTTCGCGGGCCGGGCCCAGGAGCTGCTCGCCCTCGTCGCCGACCATCCGAACGGACTTGCGGGGGTCTTCCCCGGCAGCCCTCACGCCTTCACCGCCATGCTCGCGCAGCGGCACGAGGGCCAGGTGCACTGGCGCACCTGGCACGCGTACCCCCAGGAAGGCCAACTGGTCGCCACCCGCACGAGGGTCGGGGCGCGGGTGCCCGCGCCCCTGTAG
- a CDS encoding aldose 1-epimerase, which translates to MSNEDITLTAGNGDVEATVQPANGGRIGSLKVDGVELLRQGDKFGCFPMVPWCGRTRNGHFLNGATPHQLPLNSPPHAIHGTARDGAWRTARKSADEAVITYDLVEPWPYTGRVTQAVTLTEDSLTLTMSVETYDESFPAQIGWHPWFNRTLTGAQDGQDPQGVRVDFTAAWQEERGDDHLPTGRRIDPRPSPWDDCFGMPDGVHVTLTWPGQLELNVASREQWVVVYDEQEAAVCVEPQTGPPNGLNTAPRLVTPIEPLEAATTWTWRRL; encoded by the coding sequence GTGAGTAACGAAGACATCACGCTGACCGCCGGCAACGGCGACGTGGAAGCCACCGTCCAGCCGGCCAACGGCGGCCGCATCGGCAGCCTGAAGGTCGACGGCGTCGAACTGCTGCGCCAAGGCGACAAGTTCGGCTGCTTCCCCATGGTCCCCTGGTGCGGCCGCACCAGGAACGGCCACTTCCTGAACGGCGCCACCCCCCACCAACTCCCCCTCAACTCCCCGCCCCACGCCATCCACGGCACCGCCCGCGACGGAGCCTGGCGCACCGCGCGCAAGAGCGCCGACGAGGCCGTCATCACGTACGACCTCGTCGAACCCTGGCCGTACACCGGCCGCGTCACCCAGGCCGTCACGCTGACCGAGGACTCCCTGACACTCACCATGTCGGTGGAGACGTACGACGAGAGCTTCCCGGCGCAGATCGGCTGGCACCCTTGGTTCAACCGCACCCTCACCGGCGCCCAGGACGGCCAGGACCCCCAGGGCGTGCGCGTCGACTTCACCGCCGCCTGGCAGGAGGAGCGCGGCGACGACCACCTGCCGACCGGCCGCCGCATCGACCCGCGGCCGAGTCCCTGGGACGACTGCTTCGGGATGCCCGACGGCGTCCACGTCACGCTCACCTGGCCGGGGCAGCTCGAACTGAACGTGGCGAGCCGCGAGCAGTGGGTCGTCGTGTACGACGAGCAGGAGGCCGCCGTGTGCGTCGAACCGCAGACAGGCCCGCCCAACGGTCTCAACACCGCGCCCCGCCTGGTCACCCCCATCGAACCGCTCGAAGCCGCGACCACCTGGACCTGGCGCCGCCTCTAA